A DNA window from Babylonia areolata isolate BAREFJ2019XMU chromosome 28, ASM4173473v1, whole genome shotgun sequence contains the following coding sequences:
- the LOC143302087 gene encoding uncharacterized protein LOC143302087, whose protein sequence is MSTAEAGGDQARSEDKANPGALDAGASCNAPAEESLEDQLRLLHKQINNSDWLQKNTAEMWMDANPEAAAELKKMFAEKEASQNSPKQESQSSSSQSPCSGESAENL, encoded by the exons aTGTCCACTGCAGAAGCTGGTGGGGATCAAGCTCGTTCCGAGGACAAGGCAAACCCAGGGGCCTTGGATGCTGGGGCATCATGCAATG CTCCAGCGGAGGAGAGTTTGGAAGACCAGCTTCGATTGCTGCATAAACAGATCAACAATTCCGACTGGCTGCAGAAGAACACGGCAGAAATGTGGATGGACGCCAACCCGGAGGCCGCTGctgaactgaaaaaaatgtttgcagAAAAAGAGGCGTCCCAGAATTCTCCAAAGCAGGAGTCCCAGTCTTCGAGTTCTCAGTCACCGTGCAGTGGTGAATCGGCAGAGAACTTGTGA